GTCGAAGGCGCTCGCGTCGCGTGTCGTCGCGCGCCAGCGCCGGAGCGACCGTCTTGAGCGCGACCGTACGGCCGAGCCGCGTATCGGTGGCGAGGTAGACGACCCCCATGCCGCCCAGGCCCAGCACTCCGCGGATCGCGTACGGCCCGATGTGTTCGGGGACGGGCAAGTCTTCGGTCGCCGTGGATCCAGCCAGCGCCGCGACCTCCGCCGGCGGCTTCTCCAGGAAGTCACCCGCCGCACCGTGGGCCGAGAGCAGTGCCTCCACCTCGTCACGGACGCGTGCATCTCCGGCAGCGGCGCGGTCCAGGAACGCCGCGCGCTCATCGGCAGGATGTTCGAGCGCGGCGTGAAAGACGTCGGTGACGCGCTGCCAGGTCGCGGGATCGAGCGGGCGGGCCATCTCAGGAGGCGGCCGTGAGCGCGCGCAGCAACCAGGCGCGCGCCACCGTCCAGTGGCGCTTCACGGTCGCGGGCGAGATCGCGAGCGCGGCGGCCGTTTCCTCGATCGACAAGCCGCCGAAGTACCGCAGCTCGACGATGCGCGCCTGCGCCGGATCGAGCGCGGCAAGCTCCGCGAGCGCGCGATCGAGCGCCACGAGATCCACGGCATGGCTCGGGTCGTCGCCGACGAGCAGGCGCTCGTCGAGCGTCACCTGGACGCGGCGGCCGCCGCGCTTGGCCGCGCCGCGCGCTCGCGCGCGTTCGACGAGCAGCCGTCGCATCGCGATCGCCGCGATGGCGAGGAAGTGCGCGCGATCCGTCCAGGGGGTGCCGCCGTCCTTCGCGAGGCGGAGGTACGCGTCGTGGACGAGGTCGCTCGCCTGCACGCTGGCGGCGCGTTCGCGCCTGATGTACCGCGCGGCGACGCGCCGCAGCTCGACGTAGACGTCGTCGACCATGCCGTCGACCGACTGGCGAGACACTCTCGGATTATAGAGTCCCGCCGCCGCGGTGCGCGCCGTCGTGTAGTGGCCGAACCCAACGTGTTTGATAACGTATAGGGTTTGCGAGCCTTGTCCCCTGGCTCGTCTGGTCGTGGACTCTATGCCTTCATCACAATCGAGATCCTGGCTGCCGGCGTTCGGCCGATGCGCCGTGCCCGTCTGGATGGCCGCGCTGCTCGTTGCGGCCGGTACGATCGCGGCCTCGTGCACCTCCGGCCCGGAGGCGGGTACGCCGCCGGGTGCCGCAGCAGGCGGCGGTGTCGGCATGCCGGTTGGCGTCGTCGCGCTCGCCGAGAAGCCCATCGAGGAGAGCGGTCTCTTCGTCGGCGTGCTGAAGTCGCGCCGCTCCACGCGTATCCAGCCGCAGGCCGAGGGCTTCATCACGAAGATCCTCGCCACCGCGGGCGATCGCGTCTCGAGCGGCACGCCGCTCTTCGAGATCGACGCGAACGTGCAGCAGGCGGCGGTGGCCAGCCTCGAGTCGATGCGGATCGCCCGCGACGCGGACGCGTCGTTCGCCCGCCAGCAAGCGGAGCGCGCCAAGGCGATGCTCGACATCGGCGCGATGAGCCGGCAGGAGTACGAGCTGGCCGTCACGCAGCAGCGCACCGCGGAGGCGCAGCTCGAGGCCATCCAGGATCAGATCCGCCAGCAGCAGGCGGAGCTGGCCTACTACCGCGTCGTCGCGCCGACCGCCGGTGTCGTCGGCGACATCCCCGTGCGCGTGGGCGATCGCGTGACGAAGGCCACGCCGCTCACGACGGTCGAGGACAACTCCGCGCTCGAGGTGTACATCAACGTGCCGGTGCAGCAGGCCGCGCGCCTGCGTATCGGCCTGCCGGTTCGGATCCTCAGCGACGCTGGCGAGGTGCTCGCGACCGAGCGCGTGACGTTCGTCTCGCCGACCGTCGACGATGAGACGCAGACGGTGCTGGTCAAGACGCCGCTCGACGCGCGCGGCGGCCGCTTCCGCACCGACCAGACCGTGAAGGCCGCCGTGATCTTCGACACGCACCCGGGGCTCACGGTGCCGGTCGTCTCGGTCACGCGGATCAACGGCCAGTTCTTCGTGTTCGTCGCCGAATCGAGCGGCAGCGGACTCATCGCCCGCCAGCGCCCGGTCTCGCTCGGCGACGTCGTCGGCAGCGAGTACGTCGTGCGATCCGGGCTCGCGCCCGGCGATCGGCTGATCGTCTCGGGCACGCAGAAGATCGGCGACGGCGCGCCGGTCACGGCGATGCCGGCCGCGCCGCCGCCTGCGGCGGCCGGCGGTCCGGCGGGCGCGAAGACGGGAGGCGAGTAGTGCTCTCGGCCTTCTTCGTCCGCCGTCCGATCCTCGCGACGGTCTGCTCGCTGCTGATCATCCTGGCCGGCGCGATCGCGATCCCCTCGCTGCCGATCGCGCGCTACCCGGATCTGACGCCGCCGACCGTCACGGTCTCGTCGTTCTACACCGGCGCGAACGCGCAGGCGGTCGAGACGGCCGTGACGACGCCGCTCGAGCAGGCGATCAACGGCGTCGAAGGCATGATGAACATCCGCTCGTCGAGCACGAGCTCCGGGTTCAGCAGCATCACGGTGACGTTCGAGATTGGCCGCAATCCCGACCTCGCGGCCGTCGACGTGCAGAACCGCGTCAACCAGGCGCTCGGCCGGCTCCCCCCGGAGGTACGGACGAACGGCGTGACGGTCACGAAGCAGTCGGCCGGGTTCCTCGGGGCCGTCGGCTTCTTCTCTCCCGACAACCGCTACGACTCGCTGTTCATCAGCAACTACATCGACGTGTACGTGCGGGATGCGCTCAAGCGCATTCCGGGCGTCGGCAACATCATCATCTTCGGCGAGCGCAAGTTCGCGATGCGGCTGTGGTTGGATCCGGCGAAGCTCGCGGCCCGCCGGCTGACGGCGAGCGACGTCGTCGCGGCGCTTCGCGAGCAGAACGTGCAGGTCGCGGCCGGCAGCATCGGCGAGTCGCCGGCCTCGTCCGACCAGATGTTCCAGCTCAGCGTCCGCGCGCAGGGCCGGCTCTCCGAGATCCCGCAGTTCGAGGGCATCGTCGT
This Acidobacteriota bacterium DNA region includes the following protein-coding sequences:
- a CDS encoding sigma-70 family RNA polymerase sigma factor, with product MVDDVYVELRRVAARYIRRERAASVQASDLVHDAYLRLAKDGGTPWTDRAHFLAIAAIAMRRLLVERARARGAAKRGGRRVQVTLDERLLVGDDPSHAVDLVALDRALAELAALDPAQARIVELRYFGGLSIEETAAALAISPATVKRHWTVARAWLLRALTAAS
- a CDS encoding efflux RND transporter periplasmic adaptor subunit, whose protein sequence is MPVWMAALLVAAGTIAASCTSGPEAGTPPGAAAGGGVGMPVGVVALAEKPIEESGLFVGVLKSRRSTRIQPQAEGFITKILATAGDRVSSGTPLFEIDANVQQAAVASLESMRIARDADASFARQQAERAKAMLDIGAMSRQEYELAVTQQRTAEAQLEAIQDQIRQQQAELAYYRVVAPTAGVVGDIPVRVGDRVTKATPLTTVEDNSALEVYINVPVQQAARLRIGLPVRILSDAGEVLATERVTFVSPTVDDETQTVLVKTPLDARGGRFRTDQTVKAAVIFDTHPGLTVPVVSVTRINGQFFVFVAESSGSGLIARQRPVSLGDVVGSEYVVRSGLAPGDRLIVSGTQKIGDGAPVTAMPAAPPPAAAGGPAGAKTGGE